CCATCGAGGGCTTCTCACGGGTGTCCGAAGCGGACACCGTGGCCAAGCCGGATCCGTCGACCTTCCAGATCCTGCCGTGGACGACCTCGAGCGGCCGGCACCACTCGGCGCGCATGTTCTGTGACATCGCGATGCCCGACGGCACCCCGAGCTGGGCTGACTCGCGTCACGTCCTGCGTCGTCAGTTGAACAAGGCCGCCGATCAGGGCTTCAGCTGCTATGTGCACCCGGAGATCGAGTTCTTCCTCTTGAAGGACGCGCCGCTGGACGGCACCGTGCCCACGCCGGCCGATTCCGGCGGCTACTTCGACCAGGCCGTCCACGACGCCGCCCCGAACTTCCGTCGCCACGCGATCGAGGCGCTCGAGTCGATGGGCATCTCCGTCGAGTTCTCCCACCACGAGGGCGCCCCCGGTCAGCAGGAGATCGACCTGCGGTACGCGGACGCGCTCTCCATGGCCGACAACGTCATGACCTTCCGCTACGTCATCAAAGAGGTGGCGATCGACGAGGGTACCTGGGCGACCTTCATGCCCAAGCCGTTCAGCGAACATCCCGGCTCGGCCATGCACACCCACCTGAGCCTGTTCGAGGGCGACACCAACGCCTTCCACAATCCGGACGACCCGATGCAGCTGTCCGACACCGGCAAGAAGTTCATCGCCGGGATCCTGCACCACGCCAGCGAGATCAGTGCCGTCACCAACCAGTGGGTGAACTCCTACAAGCGCCTGATCCACGGCGGGGAGGCGCCGACCGCGGCCACCTGGGGTGGGGCCAATCGCTCCGCGCTGATCCGGCTGCCGCTGTACACGCCGAACAAGGCGTCGTCGCGGCGCATCGA
This sequence is a window from Gordonia insulae. Protein-coding genes within it:
- a CDS encoding glutamine synthetase family protein, with amino-acid sequence MDRQKEFVLRTLEERDIRFVRLWFTDVLGYLKSVAIAPAELEGAFAEGIGFDGSAIEGFSRVSEADTVAKPDPSTFQILPWTTSSGRHHSARMFCDIAMPDGTPSWADSRHVLRRQLNKAADQGFSCYVHPEIEFFLLKDAPLDGTVPTPADSGGYFDQAVHDAAPNFRRHAIEALESMGISVEFSHHEGAPGQQEIDLRYADALSMADNVMTFRYVIKEVAIDEGTWATFMPKPFSEHPGSAMHTHLSLFEGDTNAFHNPDDPMQLSDTGKKFIAGILHHASEISAVTNQWVNSYKRLIHGGEAPTAATWGGANRSALIRLPLYTPNKASSRRIEVRSPDSACNPYLTFAVLLAAGLKGISEDYELPDEAEDDVWALTPAERRAMGYRELPGSLADALVEMEKSELVAEALGEHVFDYFLRNKWAEWTNYRSLVTPFELKNYLPL